The Thermococcus sp. EP1 region ATACTCCTCCTGAGAGAGCACGCCCATATCGTAGAGTTCTTTGAGCTTTTTAAGCTTTTCAAGCGGATCTTCTTGTTTAATTGTGGTTTTCCTTGGCTCCATTCGTATCCCCCTACTCACGATTTCCCTTGGCTTATGAATTATCCACTCCTCACTCATTAAGTGTTTCTTTCTCTCAATTAAAACCGGTTCAACAGCAATTTCGTTTAGTGCATCTCTTATGGCCCCTATTGCTTTTTTTGCTTCCTCTTTATCCATTCTTGGTAGTACAATTTCACTTCCATCTTCCCTTTTGATTAGAAATTCAGAATAGAGCTTTCCAACTTTGGTATAAACTAGTTCAAGTTTCTCATACGGTATCGCTGTTAGTTCATATCTCCCCAGAATTTTCTCATCTATGTACATAATCCTTCTATCAGTTACCACAAGCCACTTAGGCTTTGCTTCAAGACTAAATTTCTTTCTTATTGCATAGAGAACCTTTTCATCTGGGGCAAGGTTTTCCAAGACTCCTTTCGGAAGTTTTTCTTTCATGCACTCTCACCATTTTACATTTCCCATTTAAGAATATATAACCTTGT contains the following coding sequences:
- a CDS encoding PH domain-containing protein, with amino-acid sequence MKEKLPKGVLENLAPDEKVLYAIRKKFSLEAKPKWLVVTDRRIMYIDEKILGRYELTAIPYEKLELVYTKVGKLYSEFLIKREDGSEIVLPRMDKEEAKKAIGAIRDALNEIAVEPVLIERKKHLMSEEWIIHKPREIVSRGIRMEPRKTTIKQEDPLEKLKKLKELYDMGVLSQEEYEEKRKKLLEQI